GTTTTAGGAAGGCGATGCTTGTATTAGAAGCTATTGTGCAAATATTTAAAACAAGTGACTGTGTATGCTCAATTACTggtatttagattttaaataaataatacatATATTTAAAATTTGGATTGGCAATCAGGTCGGATTGAACCAACTACGAATCAGAGTAAGTACACtatagatcaaaaatctatccCCCAAATCTGACCTTTTTATTAAATGAATCAAAAATCCAAATTCATGCCatactattttattaaataagtaacCCAACTTAATCTATGATGGATTGAATCAAGTTAAACGAGTTAAACATATTAAGCATGCCttccttatttaaaataggtgaTCGGTCATTGAATGATAGTTAAtgcacatattattaaatattaaagatttacatatatatatatatatatatatatatatattatatatatatatatatatatatatatattatatattatatatatatatatatatatatatatatatatatatatatatatatatatatatatatatatatatatatatatatatatatatatatatatgtatgtatatataatagtTGACTCTCATAGTTAAAAAAAGATGATATACTCACTAGATGATAGATGATGCACAAACACCATAGATAGCTAATGCACCAAAATCTACATATATGTTTGAAAGGCAATGCGCACATTATAAATTTCTAATACATATATTTGAAATAAGCAACTTACACATGCCCAATTGCTTCTATGCACATCTTAAACAAGTGAAGTACATGTTTGCATGGCTGATGTAGTTGTTAACTATCAACTACCATATATGCTATAAGATATATTATAAGAAATTAAAGAGTTACAAGTACATAAATGGGTGATATACATAGCTTAGAAAAATGATGCATATAAATTAGATGCATATGTTCTGAAAAGGCAATCAACACATCATAAACTTTTATGCAGATATTTGAAATAGGTGTTTCAAGTATGTAATTGCTAGTGCATACATTTTAAATAGATGAATAACTCAATTAGATAGACACTGCACTCATCAGATGACAACTGAAgcacatattttaaaatatcattatgTATATCATAAACTACTAATGCACACATTTAAAATGAAAGATCAATATATACTTAATTGATGGTGTGTACATTTTAGTAGAGAACAAGATTTCTTGCATAAtgttaaaatatcaaataaatctcATGATAAAATTGAGCATATATGGATCATATGTTTCAAATATATGGTTGGCATTTTAGAGATGTATGCTCCAcctttttaaaattttgcatcACTCTCCTCTAATAAATACTTAACATATTTGTGTTACCAATTTGAAATGCATGTTTCAATCGTTATTAACGTCTGCATCATCTTTTTAAAATAAGTGCATCAATGACCACCACTGTTATTGATGGTTATGAATAGTGGTAGAGATTATTGATGATTGTGGGTGATAATAAAGATAGTAGGTGGTAGTGAGTAGTGGTGGAGATCGTTGCAGGTGGTGGACAATGAAGATTGTTAAAGATAGATGGTGGCAGTGGAGATCATCTATGATGGCAATGTTAAAGATAGTAGACTGATAGATGGTATTAGAGTCGCTGATGGTAGTAAATGTAGGAGGTGAAGAATGGTGTGAAGATTGTAGGAGATGGTGGGTGGTGATAGAGATCATCGATAGTAGTGGATGATGGTAATGAATGTAGATGATGATGGATGATGGAGGAGATCATCGATGGTGCTTGATGGTGGACATAATTGATGATGGAAGGtggtgatagagatcattaatgataatttatgatggagatcatcaaTGATAGATGATGTTAGAGATCATTGGAGGCAGTGGTAGTACTGAAGATTGTTGGAAGTGGTAGGTAATGACAAAGATAGTTGGCAATGACGGTggtaaaaattattgatgatgataaGTAGTAATGAAAATCATGGATCGTAGTGGAAATACATGAAGGTAACATGTAATAATGGATGATGGACCAATCTTGAAGATCCTCACCGATAATTAGCTGTGGTAGAGATTGGAGGAGAcaataaataatggcaaagactAATTATGATGATGGTGGATAGAGGTATGATTTATCAAAAATGATGAATGGCAGTGGAAATGGCCAATGGTCGGCAATAATGGATGGTGATAGAGGAGGGTCGTGATaaattcctctctcctctcttaagCTATTTTTTTCTACAGTCAAGTTGGCATACATTGTATATTTCCTCTCCTTTATAGCCATATTCTAAGAAGATGTGGCAAGAGACTTTTCAATATAGAAAAAAGAAGAACAACCATTTCAGCAAAACCAAAAAAATATGACCATTCTTTCAATAAGGAAATGGAGTGGCTTTTTTGTAAACTATATATAGCATGAAGAAAAAGACTATGCTTGCAACCATCCAAGCACAAATAAAGAGGTCCAAATGAAGAATTGTATGAGTCATTCATCATTGCTGCAAAAGACCTAATTCTGCTTCCAAGAAAAGGAGAAATGCAGAATATTTCCTTTTCATTTATCCTATTCTGTAAATGTGCAACCTTAAGAAGCTCATTGATCCAATAATGAATTCCAACATTCATTAGTGTTAAAGCCATATTTCCTTTCAGTGTTTGTACATCAACATCATCAATTCTCATTTACAAGAGCAGATGTAAAACCCGCACAATTTTTTCCCTTGGCAAGCCAAAAGCATAACATAGCATCACATTACTTGCATGACAAACACTTGCAACCAAAGTTACAGCAGTGTTGTTTATCTTTGGCATATTTGATCTATCTCTGGCATATTTGATCAGTGCTCCATTGAGAGTGATTAAACAGTCATACTGGCCTCTAATACTTTGATCATTGTTGTAGTAGGGTCCAATTGTATCATACAATTATACAGGTTGATCAAGTAATATGACTTGAGAGCTATTGGCAGTACCAATACCATTGACTGAACAGGATTGTTTAAGAGGACCTAAGCTTCACGCGAGTGGTTATAGGTGCCCGGCATAAAGGACATGTTGATATTGTTGCACCACATATCCTGCAAGTCTAAACATGAAAAGAAAGAACACAAATTCAGTAAGAGAGTCTTCTTTATCACAGGTGGTCCATTCTCAACAGACAAGTAAGAATTCAAACCACTCAATTCCAGTAAGTCCTATTTTTGACTTGCTTGCCATTCAAGCAAGACTTCGACGAAAGGACATGGATTGGTCAAATTATAAGGGTAGGACTTTAGGTCAACTAGTTTTGACtcatttttgtttgttttttcctTTAATGGCTTTGTATTTTCAACCCCACCTCTCCCCAAGAAAAAAGTCACAAACTACTGCCttatcctaattttatttttgatcagtTAAGTACAAAACTAATCACTTGTTGAAATAGAAGACCAAATAATGAACATATGAACCCCAACCAAAGTAAATCTAAGTCAGGGCAAAGAGTGTAGATAAAAAGTGAAACGTGTCATAAGACAAATTAAAGAAACAAAGGTTTCCCATGTACAtacccttttttaaaaaaatcatcatgCTACTTCTATTCATAATTATCAAATATTGTTAAAAGTTTTGATTAGTAATCAAGGGACAAGACAAGCCAAAATTGAAAACAAAGTATTTACTATTTCTCTTTAAATGATGTTTCCTTTTCTTTTgcccgcacacacacacacacacacacgtacatGCATAAACTTGCCTGTAAATAATTTATTTCACACCAAAATATGTAAACCCAATAAAatggtttagatttattttgCATCAACATCCTGGTTATTCTATGAATTATGGAAAAGGAAACAATTCATTGAGAAAACACATCTTTAATTATGTTAAATGTGGCTACTGCAAGTGAAATTCTAAACAGCTGGATGGTTTTGGCAACAATTTCATTATCTTTAAGGTGTAGAATGTTGCTATGATATTCAAAgttcttatttaataaatatgttaAAAAAACCTAGCTTTTGGAGGAAATGAAAAAACCAAGGTGAGGTTTGAAAATACATGGCTAATACGATTTATGCCTGTAAACAAAGTTCCACTGATTCAGAAATGCAAGTTTGCTTTTGAACATTTTCTCAACAAATGATTTGGTATATAAAGCCTCGCTTTTCATTGAGTAATGCTATATTTAATGGTGACTATTTCACTATGCACTATGGATGAGAGCCTACTGTGTAAGATGGTTCCAAAAAAGGTACTGCAGTACGTCACTCCCTGTACAACAGTATGTATTGCACACCCCATATCGGCAAATCATGACTAGATAAGGGTGTATCATGGTATGTAACATGCCAATATGTATACTATTCCAAACCTTGCGCTATAACAAAATCTTCTTATGTTGGTCAGAGAAATACTTACCATATGACCACAGCTGAATGCCAAATCCTTTTGATTTGTTAGGCAAATAGGGCATACCTTGAAAATCAATAAAATTCCTCAGATATATGTACCTTTTGAATAAACTAAAATGCTGCATGCTAAACTAAAACATACCTGCTCTGCTGGAACATTGTAATCAGTTGATTGCATGTTTTTCGTATGTTTGTATGACATGGCTGCATTATCATGTTCAATTATTTCGAATGGAGGAGAAAGAGGCTTTCTCCTACCAACTCGTTCTTCATACTTCCTGTTTAGTTTCAGAATCCAAAATCAGCGATCTATTTCATAGCAAGACAAAAACATCAAGATAGAGAGCTGCAGCAGACTTACTCCATAGGCCTAAGGCCTTGTGTGGCTCTATATTGAAGGGGAATTTCCATTAGTGCAGCAAGCGCAAATGCTGCCTCCTTCTTCGACATTGTCATATTCTCAGACATAATCTTTGTAAAGTTTACAAACTAAAATGAGCACAAAATTCTGATTAGAATGCATGACAGAGCAATTCTGCACCATTACACATGTGGTGAAGAAAGACTTGGATAGAAGACTAAACTTATCCAGTACAAGACTTGCACGAGTGCAGGGAAAAACACTTTctatagatttttaagagaattAGTAAAAAGTCTGCCCCAAGAAATTATGTATTTTGTTAACAAATTCTGAATTGCAATGAGCAGTGTGATTTCAGAATCTGTAAAGCCAACCCCATAATGGGATAAGACTAGGTGATTATGGTTATGTCAGTAAGATTTCCCCCCATTTCAAAATTGTTTTCTATCTTCTGCTTTAAAAAGCATCAGGTATTAATGCAAGGAAAAAAAAGTTGAGGCATCCAGGTTAGAAAGAAGTTGCATATTTGTAGCCCATTGTAATAATTATTGCCTTTCTTGGTGGTGGCTATCAATCATTTGGGCCAATGTTCACAATGTACTCACAAGAAGGGTTCAAAATGTCAGAACCATCCCCCCTTAACACATAAGATGGAAATATAAATAGGTATTAACACTTTTATTAAAACGTTCTTAATCCTGACAAGCTGGGACAGATATTGGCCTTCAATCAGCAGTTTTGCTGGAGCAGGTGGCCCTCCCTAGGACAGCAAGCATGGGGATTGCAGCATCATGTTGATGTGCTCAGAAAGACTACTAAACAAAAATGGTATGAACCTTCCACAGTGgtctttctcttccttttaaaccTTCAACACCCAACAATTGCAAGTATCAGAGCAGAAACATGATTGCATGCCTTGAATCTACCCAACAGAATTTCTGTGAGAGAAGCAGAAGTGGAAGTCCCCTTTCGATGATCAGACAAAAAAAATTGGTTTCCCTTCACTTAATGTGAACAATCACTATATGGTCTAGTTAACATTTCGCGAATCAAAATCTTATTTCATTTCAGTTGGTTACTGATTTCCAACTAACAACTGTTCAGAAATGCTCTATTGATGTAGGACGAGGTATGCATGAAGATGTGGTCTAACAGTGAAGAACAAGAATACATGATTGCATTTTATATTTTAGGTCTGCATAAAGATGATGATAAGACCTTGGGACATTGTTGGAATCAATACCCTATAACTTGAGGAAAATGCTTTAGCAAAATGAAGACAATATCTAAGTACCTGGCCAGCAAGTCTTAGCTCAGGTGGTTGAAACCCAGCTCTCCATAGGAGAGGTCCCAGATTCAATTATGAATGCTGGCAACTTACTGCCATTTtgcttttggagaaaaaaaaaaaacttggggcATGTAAGTCGATTtaatagattaaaataaaatGCAGTAGACTACTATTTCTAGTACTCAACCTTTTCAACAACACTGGTGGTGTTTTGCTTTCACTGGTAAGAATAGGCTCTTAACCATCGCTAAATTTAGCCTATACATCTAGTTCTCAGTATAATCAATGACAAGCTGTTTGCATTAGCTATTAGGATACTGCAAGTAAAATCTTAGTTTTTTCTCATCCGACTGTAAACTTATTAAAAGTACCTTCTTTCAGAAACTAATATTTCAGTTACCTGAAAGTTATCAAATGACCGTTGAGGTACATAGTCATCAAACTGCTTCATTGCATCCCATGGTCCATCACCCACGCCAACCATAACAATTGAAAGAGGATAATAACTGAAAGATAAGAAACTTCAGAGCATTGCAGCAAAAATAGGTCATAAAAGACCAATTTCAATGTTTTACCTAGCTTCAACAATAGCATCTATAGTTTCCCGTTCTTGTGGACTGAGTCTTCCATGAGGTAGGCTTGGATTCCTGGTAACCTgcattgtttttcctttttttgagtGCGAGGGAGGAAAGACCGCCCAAATTTTCTGCTAACCTCCACATTGGCAATAAAGCAGAAAATCCTAAAACCAGAAGTCTCAATAACACCAAACGAATCAACAAATGCTCTTACTTGACCATCAGCTACAATCACAAGGACATGATATTGCCCATGGCTCCTCTCTACGATATCAATTGATGCAAGAATAAGTGGTGCAAATGAGGTTGGACCTGCACATCAGGTAAAGATAGATACACTGGAGTATTGTGGTATTTAGTACATTTCATTGATGAAATCAATTAAGTTGATCTGGTCCACAATACTACAAACCAAAGTGGATATCTTCCATTTCAACCATGCACTGTCAGACAGTAGATTGCATATTGCTATGCTTTATGTGATGGAAACAAAAGGGGGCATGGGTTCAAAAGAGTAAAAAATTCAAGGATGTGGGATTAATTGTCAAAGCCTTGTAGTGTAAATAAGTATGATAATCTTGAATTTAGATTAGCACAATCTCATCAAACTATGATAATCTTGAACTTAGATTAGCACAATCTCATCAAACTTTCAAAGTATCAACTATTTACCAAGAAAGAATTCACTGGTGCTACATCAGAATCGTCTCTAATAAACTAAATCTAAGTCACCAAAATCATGTTTTACATTAACTCTATTCTTTTTCTTAGTAGGTTTTCTGCTATGACAGTTTTAGACTTCACAAAAATTTGATACCTTTACTTCTCCAAATAAATATCCAATATGTCAAGAAACAGTTTCTTGACCAGTTGAGACTTGCTCCTTTTAGAAAAACTTGAGGCCAATATTAGCTTCTGAAACACTCAATGTCATTGGTAACATCAAACTCATCAAAAATTGTTAGTAAGATGGGAATGTTAAAGGGCAATGCAAACATGTCCTCTATGAAGGGTTCTCCATGAACACATGCATCTAGTTGAGTTTTACAGGCTAATGATGCATGAGTTTCATTAAGAACAAGGATTGTCAAACAAGCAAGCAGTTGGTGAACCAGCTCATCTCCAGCTCAAAATTCTGCTCGAGTTTGGCTCATTTGATTAGCAAAAACCCAACCCAGAGCTAGGCTTAGCTTCTTCAAGCTTGTCTCTATAAAGCTCtaattatgaatatataaatatcatatattatatatagttaTGATTTTTTTGCATAAGAAATTATTTTCTACATTTGTTGATAAAAAAATAACATAATTTATATACAACAAATTGAATTTCAACTATAAGATTAAGATACAACTAGAATAATTAGCTTAAAATATATAAATGAAAGCTTTGAGAGATCTCAAATTCTCACTATATCTCTTGAAAGAGCTGTCCATGAACAGCTTGAGTTTTGCTTGAAATTAAATGAGCTAGCTTGAGCTTGGCTTTGTCAGAAATTAGCTGAGCTTGAGGTAGGCATGGCTCGCTTGATCTTGTCTCATTTACACCACTAAATTGACAGATGGAAAACCACTGAGATGAATGGAGTGGATTTATAGGAATGTTGGGAATTGAAATTATCAACTTCATAAGGAAATTATGAGCATAGGTATGGTAAATAAACCAACCATCTAAATGGTTATTGCATATGGGCAAATCGAATAAACTGTTTATCAACCTTTAAAAGTTCATGCAGTTATTATAAGTCATCAAAAGAATAATTTGTAGGAATATAATAGTactttcattcaaaaaaaaaaaaaagaaatgaatagtAAAGCATGAATGGTAAGCACAGACCTGATAAGGTCAGACATGGAACAATCTCTCTATAGTGTGAAAGAGCCTCCTCAAAACCATTGCAAGGGCGATGGTTGGGAAAAAAGCTGAAGACATATTCATCACGTGTAGATGCTATAAAAGAAATGGAAAATAAATGAGTAACAGAAGATCAGATATACGCACAtcctgaagaagaagaaagcactAACCATCACCAAACCCAAAACAAGGTATCAAGTTGTCTTCATCAAAAGGTGACAGCGTACGCCCGATTATAGATATTGCTTGCTCATATGGGTTAGGTGTGTCACCAATAGCATGAAGAGATCTCTGGTTAAACGAAcgccttcctacaattaaagaaTAGTATTTCTTTCACTCTACAATCTAGAGAGTATTgcatataattttaaaacttcAGCTGATAAAGAAGTATAATGGATCAAATTTTCAGTGTTTAGATATGTAACAGCACCTGTCCATTCATTGCTTTTTGTGAAATCAATGCCAAGGATTAAATTCGATGACTCAAGGCCAGCATCTCTAAGTGCAGTAATAACctagaaaaattttaaagccTGTCATTTTCTAATGGACAAAAACTAACAATAATGAATTTTAGGAAAAAATGCAAAACATCAAACGCTTCAATATTATTGGATGAAAGATTAGACAGCTATTTGACTTAAATTTATAGATATTTGcaaataaatatatcaatttcaattatTCTAATGCTTTTCTAAAGGCCATGCAATGTGCATCTAACATATGAGGACATTGGACTTCCCCCCGGACATGGATGGAGATATCTAGCTTGTTGGATCCCAAAAAGAAACAAATTCATTTGGACAATCATTCAGAGAAGGAAAATCATCGAATGGTTAACTAATATCAGTGTGAAGAATTAATTTTGTAAGGTATGATTATGC
The DNA window shown above is from Elaeis guineensis isolate ETL-2024a chromosome 8, EG11, whole genome shotgun sequence and carries:
- the LOC105032549 gene encoding E3 ubiquitin-protein ligase RGLG3, with amino-acid sequence MVALQLYPNTYGSYTIVSNNQTSMVITALRDAGLESSNLILGIDFTKSNEWTGRRSFNQRSLHAIGDTPNPYEQAISIIGRTLSPFDEDNLIPCFGFGDASTRDEYVFSFFPNHRPCNGFEEALSHYREIVPCLTLSGPTSFAPLILASIDIVERSHGQYHVLVIVADGQVTRNPSLPHGRLSPQERETIDAIVEASYYPLSIVMVGVGDGPWDAMKQFDDYVPQRSFDNFQFVNFTKIMSENMTMSKKEAAFALAALMEIPLQYRATQGLRPMEKYEERVGRRKPLSPPFEIIEHDNAAMSYKHTKNMQSTDYNVPAEQVCPICLTNQKDLAFSCGHMTCRICGATISTCPLCRAPITTRVKLRSS